A section of the Scleropages formosus chromosome 12, fSclFor1.1, whole genome shotgun sequence genome encodes:
- the fahd2a gene encoding fumarylacetoacetate hydrolase domain-containing protein 2A isoform X2 — MKLPLQPLLFWRRVGKSLSAEAGRRSMCSKAMRLVQFCRRGEEGVVRVGAEVGERQGVVDFKKFDSSLPSTMKEFLEMGEKGIERAQRALSSGQFVVPWSEVNLLPPVTSPDKVVCVGMNYRDHCLEQNAPIPKEPIIFSKFPSAITGPFDDIILPDESQEVDWEVELAFVIGRKGKRIKEEEALSYVAGFTVANDVSARDWQTHRNGKQWLLGKTFDSFCPLGPALVITTMLKDPHSLGIRCRVNGTVVQDSNTNQMIFNIEKLVAWVSKFVTLCPGDVFLTGTPPGVGLFRKPPIFLKKGDVVECEIDEIGVIRNTVV; from the exons ATGAAGCTGCCTCTCCAGCCACTGCTGTTCTGGCGAAGAGTTGGCAAAAGTTTGTCTGCAGAGGCAGGGAGGCGCAGCATGTGCAGCAAAGCCATGCGACTGGTGCAGTTCTGTCGTCGTGGAGAGGAAGGGGTGGTGAGAGTCGGTGCAGAAGTGGGAGAACGTCAAGGTGTTGTTGACTTCAAGAAGTTTGACTCCTCGCTGCCCTCCACTATGAAGGAATTCTTGGAGATGGGGGAAAAGGGCATAGAGCGTGCGCAAAG AGCACTTTCTAGTGGCCAGTTTGTGGTTCCCTGGTCTGAAGTGAACCTGTTGCCACCAGTGACAAGTCCAGACAAGGTGGTCTGTGTGGGCATGAACTACCGAGACCACTGCCTAGAGCAGAACGCCCCCATCCCGAAAGAACCAATCATCTTCAGCAAATTCCCCAGCGCCATTACGGGCCCCTTTGATGACATCATTCTGCCTGATGAGAGCCAG GAGGTGGACTGGGAGGTGGAGCTGGCCTTTGTAATAGGGCGAAAAGGAAAACGCATAAAG GAGGAAGAAGCTCTTTCTTATGTTGCCGGTTTCACAGTGGCCAACGATGTCAGTGCACGTGATTGGCAGACGCATCGCAATGGGAAACAGTGGCTGCTGGGAAAAACTTTTGACAGCTTCTGTCCCTTAGGCCCTGCCTTGGTCATCACCACGATGTTGAAAG ACCCTCACAGCCTGGGGATTCGCTGCCGTGTGAATGGCACTGTGGTCCAGGATAGCAACACCAACCAGATGATCTTCAACATAGAGAAGCTTGTGGCTTGGGTTTCAAA ATTTGTGACACTGTGTCCAGGTGATGTGTTCTTGACAGGGACCCCTCCCGGAGTTGGCCTGTTCAGGAAGCCACCCATCTTTCTCAAG AAAGGTGACGTGGTGGAATGTGAAATTGATGAAATCGGTGTGATCCGCAACACGGTGGTCTGA
- the fahd2a gene encoding fumarylacetoacetate hydrolase domain-containing protein 2A isoform X1 gives MCVQQMKLPLQPLLFWRRVGKSLSAEAGRRSMCSKAMRLVQFCRRGEEGVVRVGAEVGERQGVVDFKKFDSSLPSTMKEFLEMGEKGIERAQRALSSGQFVVPWSEVNLLPPVTSPDKVVCVGMNYRDHCLEQNAPIPKEPIIFSKFPSAITGPFDDIILPDESQEVDWEVELAFVIGRKGKRIKEEEALSYVAGFTVANDVSARDWQTHRNGKQWLLGKTFDSFCPLGPALVITTMLKDPHSLGIRCRVNGTVVQDSNTNQMIFNIEKLVAWVSKFVTLCPGDVFLTGTPPGVGLFRKPPIFLKKGDVVECEIDEIGVIRNTVV, from the exons ATGTGTGTCCAACAGATGAAGCTGCCTCTCCAGCCACTGCTGTTCTGGCGAAGAGTTGGCAAAAGTTTGTCTGCAGAGGCAGGGAGGCGCAGCATGTGCAGCAAAGCCATGCGACTGGTGCAGTTCTGTCGTCGTGGAGAGGAAGGGGTGGTGAGAGTCGGTGCAGAAGTGGGAGAACGTCAAGGTGTTGTTGACTTCAAGAAGTTTGACTCCTCGCTGCCCTCCACTATGAAGGAATTCTTGGAGATGGGGGAAAAGGGCATAGAGCGTGCGCAAAG AGCACTTTCTAGTGGCCAGTTTGTGGTTCCCTGGTCTGAAGTGAACCTGTTGCCACCAGTGACAAGTCCAGACAAGGTGGTCTGTGTGGGCATGAACTACCGAGACCACTGCCTAGAGCAGAACGCCCCCATCCCGAAAGAACCAATCATCTTCAGCAAATTCCCCAGCGCCATTACGGGCCCCTTTGATGACATCATTCTGCCTGATGAGAGCCAG GAGGTGGACTGGGAGGTGGAGCTGGCCTTTGTAATAGGGCGAAAAGGAAAACGCATAAAG GAGGAAGAAGCTCTTTCTTATGTTGCCGGTTTCACAGTGGCCAACGATGTCAGTGCACGTGATTGGCAGACGCATCGCAATGGGAAACAGTGGCTGCTGGGAAAAACTTTTGACAGCTTCTGTCCCTTAGGCCCTGCCTTGGTCATCACCACGATGTTGAAAG ACCCTCACAGCCTGGGGATTCGCTGCCGTGTGAATGGCACTGTGGTCCAGGATAGCAACACCAACCAGATGATCTTCAACATAGAGAAGCTTGTGGCTTGGGTTTCAAA ATTTGTGACACTGTGTCCAGGTGATGTGTTCTTGACAGGGACCCCTCCCGGAGTTGGCCTGTTCAGGAAGCCACCCATCTTTCTCAAG AAAGGTGACGTGGTGGAATGTGAAATTGATGAAATCGGTGTGATCCGCAACACGGTGGTCTGA